Proteins from a genomic interval of Gadus morhua chromosome 21, gadMor3.0, whole genome shotgun sequence:
- the lrp11 gene encoding low-density lipoprotein receptor-related protein 11: MEGMRSHRCVNMAQHQHQHQHRLFYCVLLLLCAVRTISARASQISDLKSKITGVEELLEEFRKQLQQDQAYSTGRQGGGGAVVDSCLGEFTSADELIIRAKASIEQGATFLSPGPVYNWKDCLHACCSEPHCTLAVVQEDLGESEESLHCYLFNCTYRNKNVCSFTPQQGFSTYSRGANATVGHPSPAPLSSSGGSSDKNTAGAAGPAHTPTNDDDPKVVDEPPRSDAGQDVVIQLPTDWAVLDGRDSLDDYGVSRYEWTLVQGEPSVSMKVSHPGLLKISGLQQGEYTFQMTVTDTGGQKSSDNVSVTVLAPERLAEVCTGRCSHYQFLCDDGCCIDIDYACDGKQHCPDNSDEDFCPKFESSRKSVTHPVSGGAVSHSVPAASQIEGADSTLRTGPEVRKTVESVVPHPVAPEPQDRTKAAPPPPPPPPAHQGPSVQDAPAGQDPCAASPVVGPCKGTFPRWYYDREAGECKHFLYGGCQGNHNNFLQESDCVNECIQKSPIVKPTTVPTPTPATTQSHTEGFKELMARGHVELEVPVSKPYPAKDGHPVPESGAILPLALGILITSLLLLMIGCRLRLVRHKLKKTRPLTTEESDYLINGMYL; the protein is encoded by the exons ATGGAGGGGATGCGGTCTCACCGCTGCGTAAACATGGCTCAGCATCAGCACCAACACCAGCATCGGCTCTTCTACTGCGTCCTACTGCTCCTGTGTGCGGTCAGAACCATCAGCGCCAGGGCCTCGCAGATCTCCGACCTCAAATCCAAGATCACGGGCGTCGAGGAGCTGCTTGAGGAATTCCGCAAGCAGCTCCAACAGGACCAGGCGTACTCCACCGGCAGGCAGGGCGGCGGTGGCGCGGTCGTGGACTCCTGCCTGGGCGAGTTCACCAGCGCCGACGAGCTCATCATCCGCGCCAAGGCCTCAATCGAACAGGGGGCAACGTTCCTCTCGCCCGGCCCGGTGTACAACTGGAAGGACTGCCTACACGCCTGTTGCTCCGAGCCCCACTGCACCCTGGCCGTGGTGCAGGAGGACCTAGGCGAATCCGAGGAGAGCCTCCATTGTTATCTGTTTAATTGCACGTACAGGAACAAGAACGTGTGCTCGTTCACGCCGCAGCAGGGGTTCAGCACCTACAGCCGCGGGGCCAACGCGACGGTGGGGCACCCCTCACCggcacccctctcctcctccgggggGAGTTCAGACAAGAACACCGCCGGCGCCGCAGGACCCGCGCACACCCCCACTAACGATGACGATCCGA aggtggtggaCGAGCCCCCGCGCAGTGACGCCGGGCAGGACGTGGTGATCCAGCTGCCCACCGACTGGGCCGTGCTGGACGGGCGCGACAGCCTGGACGACTACGGGGTCAGCCGCTACGAGTGGACGCTGGTGCAGGGGGAGCCCTCCGTCAGCATgaag GTGAGCCACCCAGGGCTGCTGAAGATCAGCGGACTGCAGCAGGGGGAGTACACCTTCCAGATGACCGTCACGGACACCGGCGGCCAGAAGAGCTCAGACAACGTGTCGGTCACCGTGCTCGCACCGGAGCGCCTCGCAGAAG TGTGCACAGGCCGCTGCTCCCACTACCAGTTCCTGTGTGACGACGGCTGCTGCATCGACATCGACTACGCCTGCGACGGCAAGCAGCACTGTCCAGACAACTCGGACGAGGACTTCTGCCCCAAAT TTGAAAGCAGCAGGAAGTCAGTGACCCATCCCGTGTCTGGAGGGGCCGTCAGCCACAGCGTGCCTGCAGCGTCCCAGATAGAGGGGGCCGACTCCACACTGCGGACGGGGCCCGAGGTCCGGAAGACGGTGGAGAGCGTCGTGCCCCACCCAGTGGCGCCTGAGCCCCAGGACCGGACCAAGGCggccccccctccgcctcctcctccaccagctcacCAGGGCCCCAGTGTCCAGGACGCCCCCGCAGGCCAAG aTCCCTGCGCTGCCTCCCCTGTCGTCGGGCCCTGCAAAGGTACCTTCCCACGCTGGTACTATGACCGAGAGGCAGGGGAGTGCAAACACTTCCTCTACGGCGGTTGCCAGGGAAACCATAACAACTTTCTCCAGGAGAGTGACTGTGTCAATGAATGCATACAGAAGA GTCCGATAGTGAAACCAACCACTGTGCCTACCCCGACCCCAGCAACCACCCAGAGCCACACAG AAGGATTTAAAGAACTGATGGCACGCGGCCACGTGGAGTTGGAAGTCCCCGTCTCCAAACCATACCCAGCCAAGGACGGCCATCCTGTCCCAGAGTCAG GTGCCATCCTCCCCCTGGCTCTTGGCATCCTCATCACCTCCCTGCTCCTGCTTATGATTGGCTGCCGCCTCCGCCTTGTCCGCCACAAGCTGAAGAAGACCCGCCCCCTCACCACAGAGGAGTCCGATTACCTCATCAACGGCATGTACCTTTAA